In Xanthomonas sacchari, a genomic segment contains:
- the ftsB gene encoding cell division protein FtsB: MRNWRWLLLVLAGLLAWLQYRFWLGPGNSGEVLVLESQVEHQKRDNEGLQQRNAALAAEVKDLKDGEAAIEERARSELGMIKPGEKFYRVVENAPVSTPAGTAAGAQPAPVAPAPGEQP, translated from the coding sequence GTGCGCAACTGGCGCTGGCTGCTGCTGGTGCTGGCGGGACTGCTGGCGTGGCTGCAGTACCGTTTCTGGCTCGGTCCGGGGAATTCCGGCGAAGTGCTGGTGCTCGAAAGCCAGGTCGAGCACCAGAAGCGCGACAACGAAGGACTGCAGCAACGCAACGCCGCGCTCGCCGCCGAGGTCAAGGACCTCAAGGACGGCGAGGCGGCGATCGAGGAACGCGCACGCAGCGAGCTGGGCATGATCAAACCGGGCGAGAAGTTCTACCGCGTGGTCGAGAACGCGCCGGTGTCGACGCCGGCCGGCACGGCGGCGGGCGCGCAGCCGGCGCCTGTTGCGCCGGCGCCGGGCGAACAGCCCTGA
- the eno gene encoding phosphopyruvate hydratase: protein MSTIRSIHAREILDSRGNPTLEADVILEDGSFGRAAVPSGASTGTKEAVELRDGDKTRYLGKGVRKAVENVNTTIAGALQGFDAADQQGLDRRLIDLDGTENKGRLGANALLGVSLANAHALAASRKQPLWQSLAAGNTANLALPVPMMNIINGGAHADNNVDFQEFMVLPVGAASFSEALRAGTEIFHALKSVLKGHGLSTAVGDEGGFAPDFRSNVEALDTILEAIGKAGYTAGEDVLLGLDVASSEFYDNGKYHLVGEGKRLTSEQFVDFLADWAAQYPIVSIEDGLAEDDWAGWKLLTDRIGSKVQLVGDDLFVTNPKIFKQGIESGTANAILIKVNQIGTLTETLEAIAMADKAGYAAIVSHRSGETEDTTIADIAVATTATQIKTGSLCRSDRVAKYNQLLRIEEALGSAARYAGRSAFVSLKR from the coding sequence ATGAGTACGATCCGCAGCATCCACGCCCGTGAAATCCTCGACAGCCGCGGCAATCCCACGCTGGAAGCCGATGTCATCCTGGAGGACGGTTCGTTCGGTCGTGCCGCGGTGCCCTCGGGCGCGTCCACCGGCACCAAGGAAGCGGTCGAGCTGCGCGACGGCGACAAGACCCGCTACCTGGGCAAGGGCGTGCGCAAGGCGGTGGAGAACGTCAACACCACCATCGCCGGCGCGCTGCAGGGCTTCGACGCCGCCGACCAGCAGGGCCTGGACCGCCGCCTGATCGACCTGGACGGCACCGAGAACAAGGGCCGCCTCGGCGCCAACGCGCTGCTCGGCGTCTCGCTCGCCAACGCCCATGCGCTCGCCGCCTCGCGCAAGCAGCCGCTGTGGCAGTCGCTGGCCGCGGGCAATACCGCCAACCTGGCGCTGCCGGTGCCGATGATGAACATCATCAACGGCGGCGCGCACGCCGACAACAACGTCGATTTCCAGGAGTTCATGGTGCTGCCGGTCGGCGCCGCCTCGTTCTCCGAGGCGCTGCGCGCCGGCACCGAGATCTTCCACGCGCTGAAGTCCGTGCTCAAGGGCCACGGCCTGTCCACCGCGGTCGGCGACGAGGGCGGCTTCGCCCCGGACTTCCGCAGCAACGTGGAAGCGCTGGACACCATCCTGGAAGCGATCGGCAAGGCCGGCTACACCGCCGGCGAAGACGTGCTGCTGGGCCTGGACGTGGCTTCCAGCGAGTTCTACGACAACGGCAAGTACCATCTGGTGGGCGAGGGCAAGCGCCTGACCAGCGAGCAGTTCGTCGACTTCCTCGCCGACTGGGCCGCGCAGTACCCGATCGTCAGCATCGAGGACGGCCTGGCCGAGGACGACTGGGCCGGCTGGAAGCTGCTCACCGACCGCATCGGCAGCAAGGTGCAGCTGGTCGGCGACGACCTGTTCGTGACCAACCCGAAGATCTTCAAGCAGGGCATCGAGTCCGGCACCGCCAACGCGATCCTGATCAAGGTCAACCAGATCGGCACCCTGACCGAGACCCTGGAAGCCATCGCCATGGCCGACAAGGCCGGCTACGCGGCCATCGTCTCGCACCGTTCCGGCGAGACCGAGGACACCACCATCGCCGACATCGCCGTGGCCACCACCGCCACCCAGATCAAGACCGGCTCGCTGTGCCGCAGCGATCGCGTGGCCAAGTACAACCAGCTGCTGCGCATCGAGGAGGCGCTGGGCAGCGCCGCCCGCTACGCCGGGCGCAGCGCCTTCGTTTCGCTCAAGCGATAA